From the genome of Turicibacter faecis, one region includes:
- a CDS encoding MATE family efflux transporter translates to MNQEFFGTTPPKKLFMKLAIPGLFSMLFSSLYMMADGMFVGKMIGRKALAAINLVFPIIMIVFAVGDMIAAGASVKIGMKLGEKKEDEASRIFSMALLLMLVIDGLFMIASLFFAKDLIFILIKDKELATLAYQFAYVFILAFPFIAPFFALDNYLRLCGKATLSMWVNIAVSLLNIVLDALLIGYFKLGIETAAWASVLSMLIGTLIFLYPFIMKKVALRFTKPKVDVKEFLYVIYNGSSVFLGNISGSIMAIITNGFLLYYGGPVAVAAFSVVTYIDALMLPILSGMVDSILPVISYSYGAKDYRRITQFFHLTCRVGFVLSIVTLLIMVMFPDFLVGLFSSTSEGDLIQMGKIALLLSAPSYLVNWYSLTVGSFLTGIEKATASIVVMLVESVLLPLFLMVVLTKFMGVYGLFLVPSVGGLGAAVIAWMTWRRCVKKEFNSFRFGVK, encoded by the coding sequence ATGAATCAAGAATTTTTTGGAACAACACCGCCGAAAAAGTTATTTATGAAGTTGGCGATTCCCGGATTATTTAGTATGTTGTTTTCGTCGCTTTATATGATGGCTGATGGGATGTTTGTCGGAAAGATGATAGGAAGGAAAGCGTTAGCGGCGATTAACCTTGTTTTTCCTATTATCATGATTGTGTTTGCGGTCGGAGATATGATTGCAGCGGGCGCATCCGTCAAGATAGGGATGAAGCTCGGTGAAAAAAAGGAGGATGAGGCGAGTCGTATTTTTTCGATGGCCCTGTTACTAATGTTGGTGATCGATGGTCTGTTTATGATTGCCAGTTTGTTTTTTGCGAAGGACCTGATTTTTATTTTAATTAAGGATAAAGAACTTGCGACGTTAGCCTATCAATTTGCTTATGTCTTTATTTTGGCGTTTCCTTTTATCGCTCCTTTTTTTGCCTTGGATAATTATTTAAGGTTATGCGGAAAAGCCACGCTGAGTATGTGGGTCAATATCGCAGTGTCTCTTCTTAATATTGTATTAGATGCACTTCTTATCGGTTATTTTAAATTAGGAATAGAAACCGCGGCTTGGGCGAGTGTCTTAAGTATGTTGATCGGAACGCTCATTTTTCTTTATCCGTTTATCATGAAGAAGGTAGCTTTAAGATTTACTAAACCGAAGGTCGATGTAAAGGAGTTTTTATATGTGATTTACAATGGGAGTTCCGTGTTTTTAGGCAATATCTCAGGATCAATTATGGCCATTATTACGAATGGATTTTTGCTTTATTATGGCGGGCCTGTGGCCGTTGCGGCATTTTCAGTGGTGACGTATATCGATGCCTTAATGCTTCCTATTTTATCAGGAATGGTCGATTCCATCCTTCCGGTCATTAGTTATAGTTATGGAGCTAAAGATTACCGACGGATTACTCAATTTTTTCACCTCACGTGTCGAGTGGGATTTGTGCTTTCTATCGTGACGCTATTGATTATGGTGATGTTTCCAGATTTTTTAGTCGGTTTGTTTTCTTCAACATCGGAGGGTGATCTGATCCAAATGGGGAAAATCGCTTTGTTATTAAGTGCGCCGTCTTATTTAGTTAATTGGTATAGCTTGACGGTTGGGAGTTTTTTAACTGGTATCGAGAAGGCGACGGCATCGATTGTTGTCATGTTAGTGGAGTCTGTGTTGCTTCCGTTATTTTTGATGGTTGTTTTAACAAAGTTCATGGGTGTTTATGGACTTTTCCTCGTCCCAAGTGTTGGCGGATTGGGGGCTGCCGTCATCGCCTGGATGACTTGGAGGAGATGTGTCAAAAAAGAGTTTAATTCGTTTCGATTTGGTGTGAAGTGA
- a CDS encoding methyltransferase family protein, giving the protein MKKSLCCQAGLKFFFGVLMVGGLLFLAAGSFHYWQGWLLMAILFIPMLGIGLLLMVKNPDLLRNRLNARETQVKQRWLVRLSGLMFTMGFIVAGLTYRWHGVMLPDWVSWMGAVLFLFAYGMYAEVLRENRYLSRVVEVQDGQEVIDHGLYGMVRHPMYSATLLLFLSIPLILGSPISFVIFLMYPFILVMRIKNEEQVLEKELTGYSAYKKRVRYKLIPLLW; this is encoded by the coding sequence ATGAAAAAGAGTTTGTGTTGTCAAGCAGGGTTGAAATTTTTCTTTGGGGTACTGATGGTCGGGGGATTACTCTTTCTTGCTGCAGGGTCGTTTCATTATTGGCAAGGTTGGCTACTCATGGCTATTTTATTTATTCCCATGCTAGGGATAGGACTTTTATTGATGGTAAAAAATCCTGACTTGCTCAGAAATCGGTTAAACGCACGGGAGACGCAAGTCAAGCAACGATGGCTGGTTCGTCTGAGTGGGCTGATGTTTACGATGGGATTTATTGTCGCAGGGTTAACCTATCGTTGGCATGGGGTGATGTTACCGGATTGGGTTTCTTGGATGGGGGCTGTTTTGTTTTTGTTTGCCTATGGAATGTATGCGGAAGTTTTAAGAGAAAATCGTTATTTATCACGGGTCGTAGAAGTTCAGGATGGACAAGAGGTCATCGATCATGGACTTTATGGAATGGTTCGTCATCCGATGTATAGTGCCACGCTCCTTTTGTTTTTATCGATTCCACTCATATTAGGTTCACCCATTTCTTTTGTTATTTTTTTGATGTATCCCTTTATTCTCGTCATGCGAATTAAAAATGAGGAACAGGTGCTTGAAAAGGAGTTAACGGGATATTCGGCATATAAAAAGCGGGTGCGATATAAACTTATTCCACTCCTTTGGTGA
- a CDS encoding helix-turn-helix domain-containing protein — protein MSLGEKIKGRREELGLSVEQLGEKLAVSQELIIKWESGKCIPHLSHLITISDELGLTLDELVKEDEAVKKHVLSAKSLEKWHLAILIYLLAIVTYIGYFAIHNHIFMVGFLVATLFMLSFELKYFITRRISRHDQKE, from the coding sequence ATGAGTTTAGGGGAAAAAATTAAGGGGCGCCGTGAAGAATTAGGTTTATCGGTAGAGCAATTAGGCGAAAAGTTAGCTGTTTCTCAGGAGCTAATCATCAAATGGGAGTCAGGAAAATGCATTCCGCATCTATCACATCTCATAACCATAAGTGACGAACTCGGATTAACGCTCGATGAACTTGTAAAAGAGGACGAAGCCGTTAAAAAACACGTACTATCGGCGAAATCGTTGGAAAAATGGCACCTCGCGATTTTAATTTACTTGTTGGCCATTGTCACCTATATCGGCTATTTCGCGATTCATAATCATATTTTTATGGTCGGATTTTTAGTTGCGACGTTGTTTATGTTGTCGTTTGAATTAAAATACTTTATTACTAGAAGAATAAGCCGACACGATCAGAAAGAATAA
- a CDS encoding sugar O-acetyltransferase, whose translation MTEKEKMLQQQLYDANYDQKLIEERSVAKDLCFQYNQLLPSDVDAQQQLMKKLLGKTKDSFCIMAPFWCDYGYNIEVGENFFANHNTVILDGGKVTFGDNVFIAPNCGFHTAGHPIDFERRNQGLEYAYPITVGDNVWIGAGVQVMPGVTIGSDVVIGGGSVVVKDIPDHSVAVGNPCRVIRPITEEDRQTCWNRSPLNK comes from the coding sequence ATGACAGAGAAAGAAAAAATGTTACAGCAACAATTATATGATGCCAATTATGATCAAAAGTTAATAGAGGAACGGAGCGTAGCGAAAGATCTTTGTTTTCAATATAACCAGTTGTTACCCTCAGATGTCGATGCTCAGCAACAATTGATGAAGAAGTTGCTTGGAAAAACGAAGGATTCCTTTTGCATTATGGCCCCTTTTTGGTGTGACTACGGCTATAATATTGAAGTTGGAGAAAATTTCTTTGCCAATCACAACACCGTCATTTTAGATGGAGGAAAGGTGACGTTTGGCGATAACGTCTTCATTGCCCCAAACTGCGGATTTCATACAGCGGGTCACCCGATCGATTTTGAACGTCGAAATCAAGGGCTAGAGTATGCGTATCCGATTACAGTAGGCGACAATGTTTGGATTGGAGCCGGGGTTCAAGTCATGCCAGGTGTAACAATCGGTAGCGACGTTGTGATTGGGGGCGGTAGTGTCGTTGTCAAAGATATTCCCGATCATTCAGTGGCAGTTGGGAATCCTTGTCGAGTTATCCGTCCGATTACGGAGGAAGACCGTCAAACGTGTTGGAATCGTTCACCTCTAAACAAATGA
- a CDS encoding flavodoxin family protein, protein MTYSIVYSSVTGNTEQLAQAIQQAVGATYCGKPSDEALAADTIFIGFWSTRYSCGADIQAFMKQLSGKKVFLFGTAGFGDTKEFYEKILESAQTHLPASNELIGSYMCLGKVTDKMQTHIKEGAPELYAEIKEVLAEAAHHPNQADLDELVASVKKALTK, encoded by the coding sequence ATGACTTATTCGATTGTATATAGTAGTGTGACAGGAAATACAGAACAGTTAGCACAAGCGATTCAACAGGCGGTTGGGGCAACTTATTGTGGGAAACCATCTGATGAGGCGTTAGCGGCTGATACGATTTTTATTGGATTTTGGTCGACTCGTTATTCTTGTGGGGCGGATATTCAAGCTTTCATGAAGCAATTGTCAGGGAAAAAGGTCTTTTTATTTGGAACGGCTGGCTTTGGCGATACAAAGGAATTTTATGAAAAGATTTTAGAAAGTGCGCAAACACATCTTCCAGCATCAAATGAACTAATTGGAAGCTATATGTGCCTTGGAAAGGTAACTGATAAAATGCAGACACACATTAAGGAGGGGGCTCCTGAGTTATACGCGGAGATTAAAGAAGTATTAGCTGAAGCAGCTCATCACCCGAACCAAGCAGATTTGGACGAGTTAGTTGCGTCAGTTAAAAAAGCGTTAACTAAATAA
- a CDS encoding IS30 family transposase, which translates to MSYKHLNTFERTRIEVLSKMGYSTRQIAGQLNRHHSTIARELKRNTQKTYQAELADELAEQRRLVCHRPETKSEEVIQTIQHYLKLTWSPEQISNTVLKGVISFKTIYRWIYDGTILLGDLSCLRQKGKRRKPRETRGRFNIGTSIHQRPKEVKKRQAFGHWELDTVVSSRGKSKGCLATFIERQTRFYVAVKIENRSASEMYRAISELYEHFPKDTFKTYTVDRGKEFACYSKVEADLKVPVYFADAYSSWQRGSNENANGLLREFFPKKTDLARVSEKEIDEALLLINHRPRKCLGWKTSFELFHEKLSHLY; encoded by the coding sequence ATGAGTTATAAACATCTTAACACATTTGAGCGTACACGTATAGAAGTTCTTTCAAAAATGGGTTATTCAACGAGACAAATTGCGGGGCAATTAAATCGTCATCATTCAACTATTGCTCGTGAACTAAAACGAAATACTCAAAAGACGTATCAAGCAGAGCTAGCAGATGAATTAGCCGAGCAACGTCGCTTAGTTTGTCATCGTCCAGAGACCAAATCTGAAGAAGTTATTCAAACCATCCAACATTATTTAAAGTTAACCTGGTCGCCTGAACAAATTTCTAATACGGTTTTAAAGGGTGTTATTTCATTCAAAACTATTTATCGTTGGATTTATGACGGAACGATTTTGTTAGGGGATTTAAGCTGTTTAAGGCAAAAGGGAAAACGCCGAAAACCACGAGAAACACGCGGACGATTTAACATTGGGACATCAATTCATCAACGTCCTAAAGAGGTAAAAAAACGTCAGGCATTTGGTCATTGGGAACTTGATACAGTTGTTTCAAGCCGTGGTAAAAGTAAAGGATGTTTAGCTACATTTATTGAACGTCAAACACGATTTTATGTCGCCGTTAAAATCGAAAATCGCTCAGCATCTGAAATGTACCGAGCGATTAGTGAGTTATATGAACATTTTCCTAAAGACACCTTTAAAACTTATACCGTTGATCGAGGAAAAGAGTTTGCTTGTTATTCCAAAGTAGAAGCAGATTTAAAGGTTCCTGTTTACTTCGCTGACGCCTATTCCTCTTGGCAAAGAGGAAGTAATGAAAATGCCAATGGTCTTCTTCGAGAATTCTTTCCGAAGAAGACGGACTTAGCACGAGTTAGTGAGAAAGAGATTGATGAAGCCCTCCTCCTCATTAATCATCGACCACGAAAATGCTTAGGTTGGAAAACTTCATTCGAGCTATTTCATGAGAAACTGTCGCATTTGTATTGA
- a CDS encoding ISL3 family transposase: MSECDIARRHQVSHSTVNRIIHSFYESQTLNLNYLPENLCFDEFKSVKSAEGHMSFIFCDADSKQIIDIVEDRRLNSLQAYFKRYTKEARHRVKNIVIDMYAPYISLIKDLFPHAQIIIDKFHLVQHLSRALNKTRIRFMKKFKKHGRKFKRYWRLFLKSHALLNTTTYRSVYCFKQPMREIDILNFLLDLSPELKATYDLYQELLFALQTKNLKRFNHLLETEHPLVSPEFQTAFQTFKTYQSYIKNTLSTHYTNGPIEGINNKIKVIKRIAFGYRSFYHFKSRILMVQNLTKPKTKILAA, from the coding sequence ATTTCTGAATGTGATATCGCACGTCGCCATCAGGTCTCTCATTCAACCGTCAATCGAATCATCCATAGCTTTTATGAATCTCAAACCTTAAACCTTAATTATTTACCTGAAAATCTCTGTTTTGATGAATTTAAATCCGTTAAGTCTGCTGAGGGGCATATGTCTTTTATTTTTTGCGATGCTGACTCAAAACAAATCATCGATATCGTTGAAGATCGTCGTTTAAACTCCCTTCAAGCTTATTTTAAACGATACACAAAGGAAGCACGTCATCGAGTAAAAAATATTGTGATTGATATGTACGCTCCTTACATCAGCCTCATTAAGGATCTTTTTCCTCATGCCCAAATTATCATTGATAAATTTCATCTCGTTCAACATCTCTCTCGTGCACTGAACAAAACTCGAATCCGATTCATGAAAAAGTTCAAAAAGCATGGTCGTAAATTCAAACGTTATTGGCGCTTATTTTTAAAATCTCACGCTTTACTTAATACCACCACTTATCGATCAGTTTACTGCTTTAAACAACCCATGCGTGAAATTGATATCTTAAACTTTCTACTTGATTTATCTCCTGAATTAAAAGCAACCTATGATTTATATCAAGAGTTACTTTTCGCTCTTCAGACAAAAAACTTAAAACGATTTAATCATTTACTCGAAACGGAACATCCGCTTGTTTCTCCTGAGTTTCAAACGGCTTTCCAAACCTTTAAAACTTATCAATCCTATATTAAAAATACACTCTCAACTCATTACACAAATGGTCCCATCGAAGGAATTAATAATAAAATTAAGGTCATTAAGCGTATTGCCTTTGGATATCGTAGTTTCTATCACTTTAAATCTCGTATTCTCATGGTTCAAAATCTAACAAAGCCTAAAACGAAAATCCTAGCAGCATAG
- a CDS encoding transposase family protein yields MSHSYFTRKLLNIKDKNITFSEDYLEEVKLNGITSFIFKGILTYQPTHCQKCGTLFDSKFKKHGFKTSRIVIPKVSLHDTYLDLKKQRYYCGHCQSTFTLSTSIVEKNCYISYHTKHAIALEAKIKFLNVISHVAIRSLIQPSIESSIAFMNLKP; encoded by the coding sequence ATGTCTCACTCATATTTTACTAGAAAACTTTTAAATATTAAAGATAAAAATATTACATTTTCAGAAGATTATCTTGAGGAAGTGAAGTTGAACGGAATTACTAGCTTTATCTTTAAAGGTATTCTTACGTATCAACCGACTCATTGTCAAAAATGCGGAACCCTATTTGATTCAAAATTTAAGAAGCATGGATTTAAAACCTCTCGAATTGTCATTCCAAAAGTCTCTCTTCACGATACCTACTTAGACCTAAAAAAACAGCGTTATTATTGTGGGCATTGCCAGTCTACTTTTACACTAAGTACTTCAATTGTTGAAAAGAACTGTTACATTTCTTATCATACGAAACACGCCATTGCTTTAGAGGCCAAAATAAAATTTCTGAATGTGATATCGCACGTCGCCATCAGGTCTCTCATTCAACCGTCAATCGAATCATCCATAGCTTTTATGAATCTCAAACCTTAA
- a CDS encoding Rpn family recombination-promoting nuclease/putative transposase translates to MTEIKRQNPHTIGVEEDLGPVLLPPTMDFVFKGLFGNEKKPEILISFLNAVLTPEEPITSITFKDRTLDRRYRKDKVGVLDLLAQTDKGELVNVEVQLADENDMIERSLFYWSRLFSGQLESGHFYDQLERTICINILDFNLMDTDDYHSSYRLKERDRNDELTDLLEIHYIELKKMKDIKDVSEVKTQLEAWIEFLKHPESRVSYELAHQHETIREAKEELLALSCDRKYRLHYEARFKEWMDRLNRMHYAEKKGIQQGIQQGIEQGIERGIQQNKVEIAKQLMDVLDVQTIAIKTGLSLDEVLQLKKK, encoded by the coding sequence ATGACTGAGATAAAACGTCAAAACCCCCACACGATAGGAGTTGAGGAAGATTTGGGACCTGTATTATTACCTCCAACCATGGATTTTGTTTTTAAAGGATTATTTGGAAATGAAAAAAAACCTGAGATTTTAATTTCCTTTTTAAATGCGGTGTTAACACCAGAAGAGCCAATTACATCCATTACTTTCAAAGATCGAACACTCGATAGAAGGTATCGAAAAGATAAGGTAGGGGTTCTTGACCTCTTGGCTCAAACGGATAAAGGAGAACTCGTCAATGTTGAAGTTCAGTTAGCAGATGAAAATGACATGATTGAACGAAGTTTATTTTATTGGAGTCGACTGTTTTCTGGGCAACTAGAAAGCGGGCATTTTTATGATCAGTTAGAACGAACTATTTGTATCAATATCCTTGATTTTAACCTTATGGATACCGATGATTATCATAGTTCTTACCGACTAAAAGAGCGTGATCGAAACGATGAGTTAACTGATTTACTAGAAATTCATTATATTGAATTAAAGAAAATGAAAGATATCAAAGATGTGAGTGAAGTGAAGACTCAGCTTGAAGCCTGGATTGAATTTCTTAAGCATCCAGAAAGTCGTGTGAGTTATGAGTTAGCACATCAACATGAAACAATTCGTGAGGCAAAAGAGGAATTATTGGCGTTAAGTTGTGACCGAAAATACCGCCTTCATTATGAAGCAAGATTTAAAGAGTGGATGGATCGACTTAATCGAATGCATTATGCGGAGAAAAAAGGAATCCAACAAGGCATTCAGCAGGGAATTGAGCAGGGGATTGAACGTGGCATTCAACAGAACAAGGTCGAAATTGCTAAACAGTTAATGGATGTACTAGATGTCCAAACCATTGCCATTAAAACAGGATTATCCCTTGATGAGGTCCTTCAACTTAAAAAGAAATGA
- a CDS encoding cation:dicarboxylate symporter family transporter: MKKLPLIARIIIWLLIGISLGVICRTTHFAGPIIVTATFRQLVSTFLGFVIPLIIIGLIVPGIASLGKQSKKGLLLTTTLAYLSTISAGIIAFIVGCTVLPHLTQHVETLMTEGEGVTPLFTLDIPALMSVMSALVLSFILGIGLASKPKSSLLKLCTEFSELMMALIKNVIIPLVPLYIGSVFSELSYSGEIFVTLKSFLLVYLVLFLLQVGYLIILYTLAGGIKGKNPFSLLKHMIPAYITAAGTQSSAATIPVTLDCVKSNGVRPDICEFVIPLSATIHIAGDTMTIVLTSMALMLMNGQTPTLGHYVPFILMLGIMMIAAPGVPGGGVMAALGLLQSMLGFGALQTPLMIALHAAQDSFGTATNVVGDGAMAIFVEKLMSHETVESVSLQEKRC, encoded by the coding sequence GTGAAAAAGTTACCGTTAATTGCACGTATTATTATTTGGTTACTCATTGGTATTAGTTTAGGGGTGATTTGTCGCACGACCCATTTTGCAGGACCGATTATTGTCACCGCCACTTTCCGTCAATTAGTTAGTACATTTTTAGGCTTTGTGATTCCACTCATTATTATCGGGCTCATCGTCCCTGGAATTGCTTCTCTTGGAAAGCAATCTAAAAAGGGATTATTATTGACAACTACATTGGCCTATTTATCAACGATTAGTGCGGGAATCATTGCATTTATTGTGGGATGTACTGTCCTCCCTCATCTTACGCAACATGTTGAAACATTGATGACAGAGGGCGAGGGAGTTACCCCGCTATTCACCTTAGATATTCCTGCATTGATGAGCGTGATGAGCGCCTTAGTATTATCTTTCATTTTAGGGATCGGATTAGCCTCAAAACCTAAAAGTTCACTACTGAAACTATGTACCGAATTTAGTGAATTAATGATGGCCCTCATCAAAAACGTCATCATTCCTCTTGTCCCACTCTACATTGGGTCAGTTTTTTCAGAATTAAGCTATAGTGGTGAAATCTTTGTCACCTTAAAATCTTTTCTTCTCGTTTATCTTGTATTATTTTTACTTCAGGTGGGCTATTTAATTATTTTGTATACTTTAGCGGGGGGAATTAAAGGAAAAAATCCTTTCTCTTTACTGAAACACATGATTCCTGCTTACATTACAGCAGCAGGAACCCAATCGTCAGCTGCGACGATTCCAGTTACGCTTGATTGTGTGAAATCAAATGGTGTGCGTCCAGATATTTGCGAATTTGTGATTCCACTATCTGCAACGATTCATATTGCGGGCGATACGATGACGATTGTATTAACGTCAATGGCGCTCATGTTGATGAATGGCCAAACGCCAACACTTGGGCACTATGTTCCCTTTATTTTGATGCTTGGTATTATGATGATTGCTGCTCCTGGAGTTCCAGGAGGTGGAGTCATGGCTGCTCTCGGGTTATTACAGTCCATGCTTGGGTTTGGTGCCCTACAAACGCCTCTTATGATTGCCCTTCACGCGGCCCAAGATAGTTTTGGAACAGCAACTAATGTGGTAGGGGACGGTGCCATGGCTATTTTTGTTGAAAAATTAATGTCTCATGAGACAGTAGAGTCTGTGAGTCTACAAGAAAAAAGATGCTAA
- a CDS encoding RNA-binding protein — protein MKKVFTVEIDVNNVQTGKVKDVRYDHYLEEDSVEIEHEEQRVIILRSHLELYEVKGNLNRYRGQMLEYVIIGYDSLRNIYYGSCLEVKRQKRRQLIKELETGKPYLATITKLTYFGAYLTIEGISVILRNRDFAADYTTVSDIYQVGDQLEVCFLKANNNLKINVQAVNKYVQTSTITIEDFEPHTVVYGTVRSIKPWACFVNIAPNLDAICPIPMVNFIKEGSPVAFRIHQVRVEEGKVRGKIIKIMENRSSNLQSV, from the coding sequence ATGAAGAAAGTTTTCACAGTAGAAATAGATGTAAACAATGTCCAAACAGGAAAGGTAAAGGATGTTCGATATGATCATTATTTAGAAGAGGATTCTGTTGAGATTGAACACGAGGAACAACGAGTTATTATTTTACGTTCACATTTAGAACTGTATGAGGTAAAAGGAAATCTCAATCGTTATAGGGGGCAGATGCTTGAGTATGTGATAATCGGTTACGATTCCTTACGAAATATTTACTATGGGTCATGCCTTGAGGTAAAGCGCCAAAAAAGGCGCCAGTTGATTAAAGAATTAGAAACGGGAAAACCATATTTAGCAACGATTACTAAATTGACGTATTTTGGAGCTTATTTAACAATTGAAGGTATTTCCGTTATTTTAAGAAATCGTGATTTTGCAGCCGATTACACAACGGTTTCTGATATTTATCAGGTCGGCGATCAACTTGAAGTCTGTTTCTTAAAAGCAAATAATAACCTTAAAATTAATGTCCAAGCTGTTAATAAATATGTTCAAACGTCGACCATTACGATTGAGGATTTTGAACCACATACCGTTGTTTATGGAACGGTCCGAAGTATTAAACCATGGGCATGTTTTGTTAATATTGCGCCTAATTTAGATGCTATTTGTCCCATTCCCATGGTTAACTTCATTAAGGAGGGATCGCCTGTGGCCTTTAGAATCCATCAGGTACGTGTAGAGGAAGGAAAGGTCAGGGGAAAAATCATTAAAATAATGGAAAATAGATCTTCCAACTTACAGTCTGTGTGA